From a region of the Fimbriiglobus ruber genome:
- a CDS encoding PDZ domain-containing protein, with amino-acid sequence MYPQRRTITGWSLALAVAVAAAGAARGQEDVYEANEKAVKAAAAAVAPVVVKIETSGGSETVGGGPGAGIRKGVGPTSGLIVDKDGYIISSAFNFANKPNSIFVTLPGRPRVVAKIVANDTTRMLTLLKVDAKDLPVPVAVPKKDVQVGQWALALGRALDSDPPGAPSVSLGIISATGRIWGKALQTDAKVSPVNYGGPLVTIDGRVMGVLVPASPRGDTDTAGVEWYDSGIGFAIPLEDVYAVLPKLKAGRDLKRGMLGITPQQTTEQYNVALTIGSVAPDSAAAKAGIKAGDTIVAIDGKPVENFSQLQHVLGPKYEGDVVTVKVTRDGKDEEFAGLVLTAAVTAATQPFLGILPLRDDPEPGVEVRHVYPNSPAAAAGLKTGDRIMKIGITAGVVPAPAPKDRPAPKDRPAPKNPPAPKKGGEQPLVPVVGRAQLAGNISRLPANSDVRLEIKRKEGGKTETLTVKLGVLPPDLLGDQAPLPSSAEKALAQEKGAPKGGLEPKKEEKIEDDKKDDDKKKDEIETGLLERKDPVLGREYWVFVPETYNKNISHGVIIWLHSAGKGGRDAKDVVKIWRDYCEDNHFILIGPKSKNAEGWVASETEGVIQDVRTVVGQYTVDRSRVIAHGMGIGGQMAFYLGFNARDLIRGVAVSGAALGAAPKDTVPNQPLAFFIIGGEKDPLIKDIVETKTKLTDKKFSVIYRQIAEFGKEYLDEKSFSELRIWMDTLDHI; translated from the coding sequence ATGTACCCGCAACGACGCACGATCACAGGTTGGTCCTTGGCGCTCGCCGTCGCGGTCGCGGCGGCCGGGGCCGCCCGCGGGCAGGAAGACGTTTACGAGGCCAACGAAAAGGCGGTCAAAGCGGCCGCGGCCGCGGTCGCGCCGGTCGTGGTGAAGATCGAGACGTCGGGCGGCAGTGAGACGGTCGGTGGCGGGCCGGGAGCCGGCATCCGCAAGGGCGTCGGGCCGACCAGTGGGCTGATCGTCGATAAAGACGGGTACATCATCTCCAGCGCGTTCAACTTCGCGAACAAGCCGAACAGCATCTTCGTCACGCTCCCCGGCCGACCGCGGGTGGTCGCCAAGATTGTGGCCAACGATACGACGCGGATGCTCACGCTGTTGAAGGTGGACGCGAAAGATCTTCCCGTCCCCGTGGCCGTGCCGAAGAAGGATGTTCAAGTCGGCCAATGGGCCCTCGCCCTCGGCCGCGCCCTCGACTCGGACCCCCCCGGTGCACCGTCCGTCAGCCTCGGCATCATTAGCGCGACGGGCCGCATCTGGGGCAAGGCGCTCCAGACGGACGCGAAAGTCTCGCCAGTAAACTACGGCGGCCCGCTCGTCACGATCGACGGCCGCGTCATGGGAGTTCTGGTGCCGGCTTCCCCCCGCGGGGACACCGATACCGCCGGGGTCGAGTGGTACGATTCCGGCATCGGGTTCGCCATCCCGCTCGAAGACGTTTACGCCGTGTTGCCCAAACTCAAAGCCGGTCGCGACCTGAAGCGCGGGATGCTCGGCATTACCCCGCAGCAGACGACCGAGCAATACAATGTGGCCCTCACGATCGGGTCGGTCGCACCGGACTCGGCAGCCGCGAAAGCCGGTATCAAGGCCGGTGACACGATCGTGGCCATCGACGGCAAACCGGTCGAGAATTTCTCGCAGTTGCAGCACGTCCTCGGGCCGAAATACGAAGGCGACGTGGTGACGGTCAAGGTGACACGGGACGGGAAAGACGAGGAGTTCGCGGGCCTCGTTCTCACGGCCGCCGTGACCGCGGCCACGCAACCGTTCCTCGGCATCCTCCCCCTCCGCGATGATCCCGAGCCGGGCGTGGAAGTCCGCCACGTTTATCCCAACAGCCCCGCCGCGGCGGCCGGCCTGAAAACGGGCGACCGCATCATGAAGATCGGCATCACCGCGGGAGTCGTGCCCGCCCCCGCCCCGAAGGATCGGCCGGCCCCGAAGGACCGGCCCGCACCCAAGAATCCGCCCGCGCCCAAGAAGGGTGGGGAGCAACCGCTCGTACCCGTTGTCGGCCGCGCACAATTAGCCGGCAACATCTCCCGCCTGCCGGCGAACAGCGACGTGCGCCTGGAAATAAAGCGGAAGGAAGGCGGAAAGACCGAGACCCTCACCGTGAAACTCGGCGTCCTCCCGCCCGACCTCTTGGGCGATCAGGCCCCGTTGCCGTCATCCGCCGAGAAAGCTCTCGCGCAAGAGAAGGGGGCGCCGAAGGGCGGCCTTGAGCCGAAAAAAGAAGAGAAGATCGAAGACGATAAGAAAGACGACGACAAGAAGAAGGACGAGATCGAGACCGGTTTGCTCGAACGGAAAGACCCGGTCCTCGGCCGCGAATACTGGGTGTTCGTGCCGGAAACCTACAACAAGAACATTTCGCACGGCGTCATCATCTGGCTGCATTCGGCCGGCAAAGGCGGGCGGGACGCCAAGGACGTGGTCAAAATCTGGCGCGACTACTGCGAGGACAACCACTTCATCCTCATCGGCCCGAAATCGAAGAACGCCGAGGGCTGGGTCGCGAGTGAGACCGAAGGGGTGATTCAGGACGTGCGAACGGTGGTCGGCCAATATACTGTTGACCGCTCGCGGGTGATCGCGCACGGGATGGGTATCGGCGGACAAATGGCGTTCTACCTCGGCTTTAACGCCCGCGATTTGATCCGTGGCGTGGCCGTGTCCGGAGCCGCGTTGGGCGCCGCGCCGAAAGACACGGTCCCGAACCAGCCGCTCGCGTTTTTCATCATCGGCGGCGAAAAAGATCCGCTAATCAAGGACATCGTCGAAACCAAAACCAAGTTGACCGACAAGAAGTTTTCGGTGATTTACCGCCAGATCGCCGAGTTCGGAAAAGAATACCTGGACGAAAAATCGTTCAGCGAACTCCGCATCTGGATGGATACTCTCGACCACATTTAA
- a CDS encoding S1C family serine protease translates to MTRFRILLCTLLAAAGMVSAGHVSAADPFNKVSDEVNQKLVKLFGSGGFRGIANYGTGIVVSPDGYILTSATQMLDTSELIVHLYDGRRVKAVLIVSEPELDVALVKIKVEGKKIDEPTDLDLPYFDIAAAAKQPLAVPGDWVLSFANIFEIAMRDEPVSVQRGVVAAYAKLHGRRGIFDFPYNGDVYVVDAITNNPGAGGGALTDRKGRLLGLVGREIKNTLTETWLNYAIPIGAKVDIKDGDKTVTISIPEFTAKAMKGQYKPVNRAKEVVGAGGYHGIVFVPNVLERTPPYVESVYPGSPAAKAGLKPDDLVSFIDGEPVYSIKTFHEFLRRTRPGAVVRFEVRRGEGLQTVELKLEEYPKGVPLPPMPPAPKQ, encoded by the coding sequence ATGACCCGTTTCCGCATACTGCTGTGTACGCTGCTCGCGGCCGCCGGAATGGTATCCGCGGGTCACGTGTCCGCGGCCGACCCGTTCAACAAGGTGTCGGACGAGGTCAACCAGAAGCTCGTGAAACTGTTCGGGTCCGGCGGGTTTCGCGGGATCGCGAATTACGGCACCGGCATCGTGGTCTCGCCGGACGGGTACATCCTGACGTCCGCGACCCAGATGCTCGACACGTCCGAGTTGATCGTCCACCTCTACGACGGCCGCCGGGTGAAGGCCGTACTCATCGTGTCTGAGCCGGAACTCGACGTGGCGCTCGTCAAAATCAAGGTCGAGGGGAAGAAGATCGACGAGCCGACGGACCTGGACCTGCCCTACTTCGACATCGCGGCCGCGGCCAAGCAACCGCTGGCGGTCCCGGGCGACTGGGTTCTCTCGTTCGCCAACATCTTCGAGATCGCCATGCGCGACGAGCCGGTCAGCGTGCAGCGGGGCGTTGTGGCAGCCTACGCCAAGCTGCACGGCCGCCGCGGGATCTTCGACTTCCCGTACAACGGCGATGTCTACGTGGTCGACGCGATCACGAACAACCCCGGGGCCGGCGGAGGTGCCCTCACCGACCGCAAGGGCCGCCTGCTCGGACTCGTCGGCCGCGAGATCAAGAACACGCTGACCGAAACTTGGCTGAACTACGCCATCCCGATCGGCGCGAAGGTGGACATCAAGGATGGCGACAAAACGGTGACGATCAGTATCCCCGAGTTCACCGCCAAGGCGATGAAGGGCCAGTACAAGCCCGTCAACCGGGCGAAAGAAGTCGTCGGGGCGGGCGGGTATCACGGCATCGTCTTCGTCCCGAACGTGCTGGAACGGACGCCGCCTTACGTCGAGAGCGTTTACCCCGGTTCGCCCGCAGCCAAGGCCGGATTGAAGCCCGACGACCTCGTGAGTTTCATCGACGGGGAGCCCGTTTACAGCATCAAGACGTTCCACGAGTTCCTACGGCGGACGCGGCCCGGGGCCGTCGTGCGGTTCGAGGTGCGCCGGGGCGAGGGGCTGCAAACGGTCGAACTCAAGCTCGAAGAATACCCCAAGGGCGTGCCGTTGCCGCCCATGCCGCCGGCCCCGAAGCAGTAG
- a CDS encoding S1C family serine protease, giving the protein MKSIACRPRILFAAFVLTLGAAALLVSGANRAAGEVDKAVLEAEAKRVAVIAKVKPTVAAVCFYGGEACGSGVVIDEEGYALTNFHVVQPTGPVLQCGLADGKLYDAVVVGLDKVGDVALIKLLPKKAGDKFAFAKLADSDGVKVGDWSMAMGNPFGLSLDFTPTVTYGLVSGVNRYQPPEGKGTLEYTDCIQTDTSINPGNSGGPLFDANGDLIGINGRGSFEKRGRVNSGVGYAISINQIKNFLGHLRAGIDTDHATLGAAIETANEDGELAKMVVRSILEDSDAAKRGLALGDEVVRFAGRQLSSTNQYKNILGIFPKEWRLPLTYRHANAEKKEILVRLMGNIDTVVEKPMAGGPPMPPGPPGGGRPQHEGQDKSPAKKLFEEKKGFANYYFNKQCQDKLTAAFKQTGDFTPLAGNWKAAGTIELTDRKGEFQLTFVDGSDGMTEVKISRNGIDDAVKPLKADQPLGELVQPQGSGGLLAALYQYRRLLTAGKGGFEGGFDHGGHEPFYPPRTDGTQPESLKDLRVDCEVLRTKHASFETKWYFSLADHRLLGCEAVINKEDDPCELYFGDYKPVDGRQLPHRIEVRTGNKKYAVMTVKSYQLDKK; this is encoded by the coding sequence ATGAAGTCGATTGCCTGCCGCCCGCGAATCCTGTTCGCCGCGTTCGTACTGACACTCGGTGCAGCCGCGCTCCTGGTGTCCGGCGCGAACCGTGCCGCGGGGGAAGTCGACAAGGCGGTTCTGGAAGCCGAGGCGAAGCGGGTAGCCGTCATCGCCAAGGTCAAGCCCACCGTCGCGGCCGTTTGCTTTTACGGCGGCGAGGCGTGCGGCTCGGGCGTCGTCATCGATGAGGAAGGGTACGCGCTGACGAACTTCCACGTCGTCCAGCCGACCGGCCCCGTTCTCCAGTGCGGGTTGGCCGACGGGAAGCTCTACGACGCCGTGGTCGTCGGCCTCGACAAGGTCGGCGACGTGGCGCTCATCAAACTGCTGCCCAAGAAAGCGGGCGACAAGTTCGCGTTCGCGAAACTCGCTGACAGCGACGGCGTGAAAGTCGGCGACTGGTCGATGGCGATGGGCAACCCCTTCGGCCTCAGCCTCGATTTCACCCCCACGGTGACGTACGGCTTGGTAAGTGGGGTAAACCGCTATCAGCCGCCCGAGGGGAAAGGCACGCTGGAATACACCGACTGCATCCAGACCGACACCTCGATCAACCCGGGCAACTCCGGCGGCCCGTTGTTCGACGCGAACGGCGACCTCATCGGGATCAACGGCCGCGGCTCGTTCGAGAAGCGGGGCCGGGTCAATTCCGGCGTCGGGTACGCGATTTCGATCAACCAGATCAAGAACTTCCTCGGCCACCTCCGTGCCGGCATCGACACCGACCACGCGACTCTGGGCGCCGCGATCGAAACGGCGAACGAAGACGGCGAACTGGCCAAAATGGTGGTCCGGTCCATCCTCGAAGACTCGGACGCGGCCAAGCGGGGCCTCGCCCTGGGCGACGAGGTCGTCCGCTTCGCCGGCCGCCAGCTGTCCAGCACCAACCAATACAAGAACATCCTCGGCATCTTCCCCAAGGAGTGGCGGCTGCCGTTGACCTACCGGCACGCGAACGCCGAGAAGAAAGAGATCCTCGTCCGGCTCATGGGCAACATCGACACGGTGGTCGAGAAACCGATGGCCGGCGGCCCGCCGATGCCGCCCGGACCACCCGGTGGCGGGCGTCCGCAGCACGAAGGCCAGGACAAATCGCCGGCCAAGAAGCTATTCGAGGAAAAGAAAGGCTTCGCGAATTACTACTTCAACAAGCAGTGCCAGGACAAACTCACCGCCGCATTCAAACAGACCGGGGATTTCACACCCCTGGCCGGGAACTGGAAGGCGGCGGGCACGATCGAACTGACCGACCGGAAGGGCGAATTCCAGTTGACGTTCGTGGACGGCTCGGACGGCATGACCGAGGTGAAAATCTCGCGGAACGGGATCGACGACGCGGTCAAACCCCTCAAGGCCGACCAACCGTTGGGGGAACTGGTGCAACCCCAGGGCAGCGGCGGGTTGCTCGCCGCGCTCTACCAATACCGCCGCTTGCTGACGGCCGGCAAAGGCGGCTTCGAGGGCGGGTTCGACCACGGCGGGCACGAGCCGTTTTACCCGCCCCGGACCGACGGCACCCAGCCCGAGAGCCTGAAGGATCTCCGCGTCGATTGTGAGGTGCTGCGGACCAAGCACGCCTCGTTCGAGACGAAGTGGTACTTCTCGCTGGCCGACCACCGCCTGCTCGGGTGCGAGGCCGTCATCAACAAAGAAGACGACCCGTGCGAACTCTACTTCGGCGACTACAAGCCGGTCGACGGCCGCCAACTCCCGCACCGGATCGAGGTGCGCACCGGGAACAAGAAATACGCGGTGATGACCGTGAAGTCCTACCAGTTGGATAAAAAATGA
- a CDS encoding NPCBM/NEW2 domain-containing protein, which produces MTTALRFAPILLLGLLVPTVAHSADLVPLSGKPITGTVVGIAPPNVEFRDEASAVVKIPVQSIAAIDLHNKVVVPAPDEKYDEIELTDGSVIRVSQVKVKGKMVEVTLLPAAGIAAPVFDLPLGSISWLMRGANDPKNRDDWKKLLAARGKRDLFVVRQAAGLNPLAGTVMSGNEVGDSITFEREDGMSVTLRLTRATGGLILNQPPKDVIPPKLCSVVDVFGNTLVAQAVELDGTRLKVKTVGGVTVDYTALAGVSKFDFSQGNVSYLSDLEAVAVYPPAEKDGPLGEQYPFAPKLQNDRALGATEIVLAGKKFSKGISVPPDTTLTYKFDPTFREFKATVGILDGVKPDNSSLKLRIEIDGREVFAETIGKKDAPREVTLNVKDAKELKLTVEREALFAGNQLNLADARLQK; this is translated from the coding sequence ATGACAACCGCGCTTCGCTTCGCACCGATTCTCCTCCTCGGATTGCTCGTCCCGACGGTAGCCCACTCCGCCGATCTCGTGCCGTTGAGCGGCAAACCGATCACCGGGACGGTGGTTGGCATTGCTCCGCCGAACGTCGAGTTTCGCGACGAGGCCAGCGCTGTCGTCAAGATCCCCGTTCAATCGATCGCCGCGATCGACTTGCACAACAAGGTGGTCGTACCGGCTCCCGACGAGAAATACGACGAGATCGAACTGACCGACGGCTCGGTTATCCGCGTGTCACAAGTGAAGGTGAAGGGGAAGATGGTCGAGGTCACGCTGCTGCCCGCAGCCGGAATCGCGGCCCCGGTGTTCGACCTGCCCCTGGGTTCAATCTCATGGCTCATGCGCGGGGCGAACGATCCGAAAAACCGCGACGACTGGAAGAAGTTACTCGCGGCCCGTGGCAAACGGGATTTGTTCGTGGTTCGTCAGGCGGCGGGCCTTAACCCGCTCGCGGGTACGGTGATGAGTGGCAACGAAGTCGGGGACTCGATCACGTTCGAGCGGGAGGACGGTATGTCCGTGACGCTCCGGCTCACCCGCGCGACCGGCGGGCTGATCCTCAACCAGCCGCCCAAGGACGTGATCCCGCCGAAATTGTGTTCAGTCGTTGACGTGTTCGGCAACACACTGGTCGCCCAAGCGGTCGAACTCGACGGCACCCGGCTGAAGGTGAAGACGGTCGGCGGCGTGACGGTCGACTACACCGCTCTCGCCGGCGTCTCCAAGTTTGACTTCAGCCAGGGGAACGTCTCGTACCTATCGGATCTCGAAGCGGTCGCCGTCTACCCGCCCGCGGAGAAGGACGGTCCGCTGGGTGAGCAGTACCCGTTCGCCCCCAAGCTCCAAAACGATCGAGCGCTCGGGGCGACCGAAATCGTGCTGGCGGGGAAGAAGTTCTCGAAGGGGATTTCGGTCCCGCCCGATACCACGCTCACGTATAAATTCGACCCGACGTTCCGCGAGTTCAAAGCTACGGTCGGTATTCTCGACGGGGTCAAGCCGGACAACAGCTCGCTCAAGCTACGCATCGAGATCGACGGCCGCGAGGTGTTCGCGGAAACGATCGGCAAGAAGGACGCGCCCCGCGAAGTCACGCTGAACGTCAAGGACGCCAAGGAACTCAAGCTCACGGTCGAACGCGAAGCGCTCTTCGCCGGTAACCAACTCAACCTCGCGGACGCGCGGTTGCAGAAGTAA